The Deltaproteobacteria bacterium genomic sequence TGGCTGTCTCAGGGTGGATCTCTACAATGGGATCCGGCCTGATTTCCCTCAGCCAGGGGAGATTGCGGTTGGCCGAATGGAAATAGGTGGGAATCCGCAGCCCCGCATTGAGGATATAAGGGTAACGGTCAAGGAGGTCAGGTCGGGAAACAGGGCTTTCCGGAACTTCCCGGTAACGGGGAAGGGGGTCACGTCCCCATTTTTCCAGGATGGTGGAGTAAAGCTCCACTTTGCCTGTGGGGGTAGAAAACCCCTTCTCCACATATTTCCGATACTCCATCTCGCCCTTGAGATATCCCAGCTCCTTAAATTCGTCCCAGGTCAGCCCCGAGGGTTCGAGCATATAGTCNNNNNNNNNNNNNNNNNNNNNNNNNNNNNNNNNNNNNNNNNNNNNNNNNNNNNNNNCCGTGTCGCTTCCAAAAGTCCCCCACATAGTTCTGCTCCAGCCAGGTGGCAGCAGGCAGGAAAATGTCGGCCAGTTCTGCCGTTGGGGTCAGAAAGAAATCAATCACAGCCAGAAAGTCTATCTTCTCTAGAGCCTTGTACACCTCTGTAGCATTGGCCCTGGTGATCACCGGGTTGCTGCCGCACAGCAGAGCAGCCTTCAGCGGGTATGGTTTCCCGGTCAGGATGGCGTCCCATGCTGGCTTAGGGGTGATAAGGGCCACTCGTGAGGCCAGTTTATATTGTTCTCCTCCCAACCGTTTCTTCCACTGCTCCCGAGGAAGGTCTTTGTGACGACCGAACTCGGAGACCACCCTCACCGGAGGCGGCACAAATAAGACGTTCCCTCCGGGCGCGTCCAGATTGCCCGTTACCGCCATCAGTCCTGTCATGAGGCGTGTGCAGTCGGTGCAGTTAATGCTCTGTTCCGTGGGTACGCCCCAATGCAGGGCCGCCGGTTTCGTGGTGGCATACATCTTGGCCGCCTTCCGGATGAGATCCTGCTTAACCCAGGTGATCTCTTCCACCCGTTCCAG encodes the following:
- a CDS encoding dimethylsulfide dehydrogenase, coding for DYMLEPSGLTWDEFKELGYLKGEMEYRKYVEKGFSTPTGKVELYSTILEKWGRDPLPRYREVPESPVSRPDLLDRYPYILNAGLRIPTYFHSANRNLPWLREIRPDPIVEIHPETA
- a CDS encoding molybdopterin-dependent oxidoreductase; the protein is MCDYEGEPKCIVMWGCNPLWTNPDEYKGEGFWRAYKKGAKLIVIDPRKGFLANRADLWLQIRPGTDAALAMGFLNVIIEEGLYDSEFVGKYVHGWDAFKERVQEYPLERVEEITWVKQDLIRKAAKMYATTKPAALHWGVPTEQSINCTDCTRLMTGLMAVTGNLDAPGGNVLFVPPPVRVVSEFGRHKDLPREQWKKRLGGEQYKLASRVALITPKPAWDAILTGKPYPLKAALLCGSNPVITRANATEVYKALEKIDFLAVIDFFLTPTAELADIFLPAATWLEQNYVGDFWKRHG